The genomic window AAGTACCACAAGGCAGAGAAGATCCCTGATGAGCATCTACCTTCCTACCTCCTTATGAAGAACCTCTTCAAGATCAAGAACGGCGACacgatgcagcgccgcgccggcacgcgcTACCTCCTCGACAAGGCCACGATCTTTGGCAGCCACTTTATCTTCCAGCGCCTCAGCTACATCTGGAGCTCGGATATCCTCAACATTGAGGAGAAGCACTACTTCATCGACTTCATcaagtcgctgctgcagcagatggGCAAAGGCGCTCGGCAGTTCACCAAGGAGGTGATCCACCTGGTGGAGCCGCTGCTCACGGCGCACGAGCGCATTCTTCGGGATGACGGCAAGCAGGTGCTCACCTTGCTGACACGGGTTGTGGGATTTCAGGCGGTGTTCGCGGTGATTCGCGAGGACTTCGGCCACGCCGAGAGCATTGTGCGTCGCCACACGGCTCGTGTCATGGCAGTGGTTGGATACGCGGCCGGCACCGAGGaagtgacggcggcgctgcgtgatATGTCCTACGCCCCCTCGGCGCTTGCTCGCCAGACGGTCGTGCGCTCgatggcggagctggcgaagATGGTGGGGCACGCGTTGatagcggcgctgccggagatGGTGGCAATGCTGGAGCGTCTGCTGCGCGACGAGAAGCGCGTGCAGCGGGACGCGGCcctggcggtggcagcgatTGCTGAGGCGACAGCACCGGACGGCATTGAggagctggcgccgctggtcGACGTCATCTGCGAGGAGTGCATGAAGGGGATCGGCAGCATGGCGTCGCCCTTCATCCAAGCCTTCGGTGCCTTAGTTCCGCTAATGTCCCCCTACGATGCGCAGgcccgcacggcggcgatgatgcCAAATCTCGTCAACCAGTTCAGCACACCTGAGGACGAGTTCCGCCGCGTTCTCATATCTGTCGTGCGCAAGTGCGTGTTGGCGGAGGGCGTGACGCCGCAGTTCATTCGGCAGACAATCCTAGAGCCGTTCTTTGAGGGCTTctggcgtgtgcgtcgccTTGCCGCGGAGCGCCAAACATCAGGAAGTCTtgtggcgacgacggtggaGATTGCGAAGAAGCTGGGAAGCGTGGATGTGCTCGTGAAGTTGTCACCAGACATGAAGGACGAGAGCGAGGAGTACCAGCGCATGGTGCTGACGGCCATCAAGAAGGTCGTGGACGCCACCGGGATGGATGCGGCCCCCGACACGCTCGTCACCTTCgtcctcgacggcgccatAGCCGCCGTGCGCCAGGATGAGCTCGGCACGAGCAAGCTGGTCATGAACGTGCTTGCGACTATCTGCAACGCACTGGCGGCGCGGTTGCGGCCGTACCTGAAGCAGGTGTTCGACCTCATCAAGCGACGCCGCGAGAACCGCGAGGCCTCGATGCGGGCGCAGACGGCCGACCTCGTCTCGCGCATTGCTCGCACCGTCATGCtggcggacggcgctgtGTTCCTGCAGGACCTGGGGCTGAGCCTGTACGAGCGGCTCGAGGACCCGGATGCGCGGGCGCTGAGCGCGAACTTGCGCGCGGTACGCTCCATCTTAGGCGAGCTGGGCTCCCGCCGCTTCAAGCCCTCGGTGCGCGAGCTTCTGAAGCGGCTCACCTTCGTCATCAAGAGCCGCAACAGCCACGTGCAGAACAGCGCCATTGCCCTGATCGAGGATATTGCCACCAACTACGACACAGATGTCGACGCGATTCACCTGCACCAGCTGGCGACCCGCGGGCTCTTCGAGCTGCTCGACTCCCCGCAGCGGGCGACgcgacacgcgtgcgcgcgcaccttTGGCGTCATCGCCAAGAAGATTCGCCCCTTCGCCATTATCCTCGAGCTGGTCGACAACTTTCGCCAAGACAAGCGCCAGATTCGCATCTGCACGGCCGTGGCCCTGAGCGCCATCGCGAAGGAGTGCGGCCCCTTCACCATCATTCCCTACCTCCTGAACGAGTACAAGATCAGTGAGGGGAAACAGGTGGCGGTCATTGTGCAGCACTCGGTGCTCAAGGCGATCCGGTATATTTTCGAGGCCATTGGCTCGATAGGCAAGGAGTACGTCTATCCGATGATcccgctgctggagcgcgccTTGACGGAGACGAACATACAGATGCGGCGCATGGCTGtggaggcttgccgcgccATTCTGCTCTCCGTGGCCGGTAACGACGGTTTCGAGGACATCGCGCTGCACTTGCTGAATTTTGTCCACCCGAACAttgtggagctgctggcaAAGAATGAGGTCAAGATCGGCGAGGAGCGCCTCAAGATGGTGACGGCCGTTGTGAGCTActacgaggcggcgcggtTGGTGATCGAGCCGGGgaagctgctgcagtacCTCTTGCAGGGTCTGTTCCACCCAGCGCGCAAGGTGCGCGACATCTACCGCCGCACTTACAACCTGATCTACGTCGGCAGCCCAGAGCGCCTTGTCCCGTACTACCCACGCATTGAGAACGACGCCTCGCATACGTACGTGCGCCATGAGCTGGAAGTGCTTCTCTAACAAactgcagcacacacacacacacacatacacacagcgCAAGCGCGCAAGAGAGGCGGGACGTGCATACTTAAGCTCTTTGGCGCCGTTGTTGATCAATGCCCGcgtgcgagggggaggaggctaCGCATGAGGCTGCAGTCCAGAGCCTTGAGAGCGGCTGTGTCGTGTGGGGGTATCGGTGCGAGgtcttcttttctctgcgGGTAACAGGGTGGTGTCtggcgtgcgcacgcgcgagcaCGTATGACATACGCGCTGGCACCGCTAACTCGAATAGCAGAAATACAGCAGAATAAATGTAGGCGAGGGTACGCGTCgatgcacgcgtgtgcacatGCATACGTGCCACGTGGCAGCGTGTCGAAGCGCcttgtcgtgtgtgtgtgtgggggggggggaggctgTCGAGGCCCGCTACTTGAAACACCTGCACAGGTGTACGACCGGACTTCACGGACAGGCACACCGAATGGTGCGAGGCTGCGCTGAGGCGGACGGCCGGTGTGGAAATGAGAAGCGTTCCACTAGCGCTGTGCTTTGGATgtgcgggggcgggggcagaTAGCGAGGCGCTGGTGTTGCGCCGATGAGTGATGCTCCTCGCCGTCCGTATGTGTTcgcgcgtgtgggtgtgcgttCCTCGTGCGGGCACGCCTTTCTGTCGGTCTGTGTGTTGGCAAGTCCTCGCTGCCATCAAGCCGCACTTCTCCACAGTGTCGTTccttgccctcctccctctccgtctctAACCCAACCCGGCGCAACCAACCACACATATCCAATGCACGGGGAGCTGCGAGAGAAACGCCGAGCACGTCAAATcgcgcacccacccacacaccgTCACAGAGTCGTGAGCAAGGTAAACTACGGAGCAACCACAGACTAGTCCAAGAACCGTTGGTACGACAGTgcaacacatacacacacacacaagagaaagaggagcggCCGCTGTGTTGTTCTCCCACTACTGTAAACTCTGTTTGTATTCGTGCGCCTTGTGTGTCAGACCGCTTGACGCACCCGCTCACCAATCTTCCTGCCTGCTTCTCACTCCCACGccagtgcacacacgcactccgTCTCCGCCCAACTGCCTTGTGTGACTCTCCGTCTTGCTTTCTGTTCTtgtcgcccccctccctcccctggTGAAGAGTCGCACGCACTGGCCTGCaccgctctcctccttcgaCTCGCAAcgggcggctgcagcgcactTTACTCGCTTTCACTCTTGACTCCTTTGCTGCCCCCCCGCCCCCAGCACCGAccccatatatatatatatatgtatatacatatatatacacatatacatatatatatatagagagagagagagaggaaagcaCGCGTGAAAGCCTCGCCTATATCCGTCAAGACGAGGGCGACGCAGGGCCACGAGTGGACATCGCCGCACCGTTTTCTGGCCTTTTCCCTCTCCATGTagcggtgtgcgcgccgaTCCCCTCCCTGAGTCTCTGTCCCGCTCGTCCGCTGGCAGGTaacaagaaaacaagaaaacgGAAGGAGAGTGCTGCACACGGCACGGCGGCTCTCTCCAGACCTTCTTTCTCTATAGTTCGGCTGTCACTGTCGTCACCATCGCCATTGCTGTCGCCATGCTCACTCCGATCCATGGCGTGTTGGACTTGTCCTTTGCCCCTGGCAAGGATCAAGAGCTGTCCGATCTGCCGTTTGAGAGGTCCATGTTGCAGGAGCTGGcgccggaggaggtgcgtgAGTTGAACGTGACGCATGCGCAGATGCTTAGCCTCACCTCTACCCCTGGCGCCCTCATCAACGATGTGCTGCGGTATGTCACGGTGCTACGCGCGGCGCACAACCATGTTAGCAGTCTTCACGGCATTGAGGCATTTAGCTCGCTCGAGGTGCTCGACCTCAGCCACAACTGCCTTCGGGTCGTGGATGCACATGGGGCATCGCTGCTCAGAacgctgaagcagctgcgcacggtAGATTTTTCGTACAACAACATGAACCTGCTCGATCTGAACGTCTCTCTCGGGGCGCCGTCCTCGCGGCTCTCCGGGCTAAGAGCAGGTGCGACGCCTGCGTTTTCCACGAGCGGCCccggtggtggcagcgggcgcctctccttctccgttgCCGACCCATCCGACGGTTTACTCTCGCTGACTGCTATTAACCTATCGCACAACGCGTTTTTAGACCTGCCGGACCTGCGCAGTGCGCCGTACCTGCAGGTGCTGAACATGAGCCACAACAAACTGGACGCCCTCGCCGAGCTTGACACTCGCCTGCCGCTTCTCTGGCTGCACTCACTCGCACTGCACTCGAATCAGCTACGGACTGccacggtgctgctgcccttgtgTGCCCTGGCGGCCACGCTCAAGCACCTACAAGTCTTTTGCAACCCATTCACGCTTGTGCAAAGTGGCCCCAAGACAACCATTAGAAACACCACCAACAGCGGACGTGCCAACCTGCCGGGGGGTGCGCTGGATGAGTCGATGTGGTGGCGCCCCTTCCTACTGTGGCTCTGCCCGCTGCTCGTCACTGTTGACCAGGCGGAGTTTACGGCGAGTGAGCGGCGAGTGGCGGCCATCATGCTGTTCCGAGAGAACGGCTCTCTCTCCAAGTCGCGTATGGAGTATATGAACCCGCAGCGAAAGGACGACCTGGAGGCGTACCTACGGCGCAACAGCGAGTTTGCCACGCCCCCGCACGATGCCATGGCCATCATAGACAACATTGAGCGACAGGAGGAGAGCCTGCAGGAGTACTCGGGCGTCGCGTGGGAGGGCGACGCTGAAGGGGCCGGACAGGTGGTGGTGCCCACCTCCCACATGAACCCCTCCGGGATTCGAGGGGCGGCAACagcgccccgccccgccaaTGGCATCCTGAGCAGATCACCGAACACGTACCCTGATCCCGCGCCACTAGAGGTTGTCGGGCCAACCCTTCCAGGGGCGACGTCGATGGCGCAGTTCTCGCGCGGGGCAGGGGGTGCAGCGAGGCGATCCTCGTCTGGCGCTCGTGTCGTGGTGGTTGCCCCGGAAGCACTGTTCACCGTGAGCTCTagctccagcggcgtgcTAAACACCAACCGCAATCGCCAGCGCGCCCACCCCGCCTCCATGACGAGCTTCGTCCGGGCGCTACAGAGGAAACTTCGGTCAatagaggaggtggtggcggtgttgtGGCACGCTGACCTGTCGCGACGCACCAGGGCCGCCATCGTCATTCAGCGCGTCATGCGCGGCGCGTTGGCGCGCATGCACCTATccgaggaggatgcggaGAGCTGTCGCTTCATCCGATACCAGCTGCAACAGGCGACTGCCGCCTcggctgcgcaggcggcgcacatcGCCAGCGGAGCCGCAGCACAGGTGAGCGGTagtggcgctggcggcaaTGTCAGTGGTAGGGCGGCAACGAGGGGTGTGAATCAGCGTCACCCGTCGTTGGAGCCGGTCGAGGACACCGGCTCAAACATGCAGGAGGTTCTCGTCTCCATGCGTAGCCTGCAGGAGGTGATGAGCAACATGTGGGCCGATCTTGAGGAGTATCGCGCGATGGCGGAccgtgagcagcggcgcgctgctgtgctcATTCAGCGATACTACCGCGGCTACCGTGCACGCTGTGAGTACGGGCGAGCTTTAAAGCATCGCCGCTCATTCGTGCCACCTCCGTCGTCGTGCGCCGCCGGATGCCGGTGCGCTTCGGAAGCCACCTCCCTGCGGAAGGAGGTGAgtgagctgcgcagcgaggTGAGGGAGCTTcgtgcgcttcttcagcAGACGACGCGGCAACAGCGACTGGCCGCATACGACAACC from Leishmania major strain Friedlin complete genome, chromosome 28 includes these protein-coding regions:
- a CDS encoding putative leucine-rich repeat protein, translated to MLTPIHGVLDLSFAPGKDQELSDLPFERSMLQELAPEEVRELNVTHAQMLSLTSTPGALINDVLRYVTVLRAAHNHVSSLHGIEAFSSLEVLDLSHNCLRVVDAHGASLLRTLKQLRTVDFSYNNMNLLDLNVSLGAPSSRLSGLRAGATPAFSTSGPGGGSGRLSFSVADPSDGLLSLTAINLSHNAFLDLPDLRSAPYLQVLNMSHNKLDALAELDTRLPLLWLHSLALHSNQLRTATVLLPLCALAATLKHLQVFCNPFTLVQSGPKTTIRNTTNSGRANLPGGALDESMWWRPFLLWLCPLLVTVDQAEFTASERRVAAIMLFRENGSLSKSRMEYMNPQRKDDLEAYLRRNSEFATPPHDAMAIIDNIERQEESLQEYSGVAWEGDAEGAGQVVVPTSHMNPSGIRGAATAPRPANGILSRSPNTYPDPAPLEVVGPTLPGATSMAQFSRGAGGAARRSSSGARVVVVAPEALFTVSSSSSGVLNTNRNRQRAHPASMTSFVRALQRKLRSIEEVVAVLWHADLSRRTRAAIVIQRVMRGALARMHLSEEDAESCRFIRYQLQQATAASAAQAAHIASGAAAQVSGSGAGGNVSGRAATRGVNQRHPSLEPVEDTGSNMQEVLVSMRSLQEVMSNMWADLEEYRAMADREQRRAAVLIQRYYRGYRARCEYGRALKHRRSFVPPPSSCAAGCRCASEATSLRKEVSELRSEVRELRALLQQTTRQQRLAAYDNPERAMDEIIRKHEQRSNADILAEPTHRLRSNGSSRSPSDMPSLIEREVGGSASEKAADDIDQDRHQPMADNGDDDGTAGTLETNDGQLSGSAALPHRRPATMSQSPEQASLFDSMSSKQPASMQTTRITKLRPNSGSIVNARQIGKE
- a CDS encoding putative splicing factor 3B subunit 1; protein product: MGSSGVAAGGSTPLFASGSTPRMGGVTPMFTGATPAAGATFGATPNYQYEGGTPLQSHFASSVETQSITTAAIEAKAKALEKEWNRKNKRLTSEYLDSILPREFFTVAAVPADYNPLPSEEPNFYEIAVRSMDVFSMQAGAAAAVTTGLDANGQPIRYDIPEDMGDGMPAMKVEDAAVFVELLKYHKAEKIPDEHLPSYLLMKNLFKIKNGDTMQRRAGTRYLLDKATIFGSHFIFQRLSYIWSSDILNIEEKHYFIDFIKSLLQQMGKGARQFTKEVIHLVEPLLTAHERILRDDGKQVLTLLTRVVGFQAVFAVIREDFGHAESIVRRHTARVMAVVGYAAGTEEVTAALRDMSYAPSALARQTVVRSMAELAKMVGHALIAALPEMVAMLERLLRDEKRVQRDAALAVAAIAEATAPDGIEELAPLVDVICEECMKGIGSMASPFIQAFGALVPLMSPYDAQARTAAMMPNLVNQFSTPEDEFRRVLISVVRKCVLAEGVTPQFIRQTILEPFFEGFWRVRRLAAERQTSGSLVATTVEIAKKLGSVDVLVKLSPDMKDESEEYQRMVLTAIKKVVDATGMDAAPDTLVTFVLDGAIAAVRQDELGTSKLVMNVLATICNALAARLRPYLKQVFDLIKRRRENREASMRAQTADLVSRIARTVMLADGAVFLQDLGLSLYERLEDPDARALSANLRAVRSILGELGSRRFKPSVRELLKRLTFVIKSRNSHVQNSAIALIEDIATNYDTDVDAIHLHQLATRGLFELLDSPQRATRHACARTFGVIAKKIRPFAIILELVDNFRQDKRQIRICTAVALSAIAKECGPFTIIPYLLNEYKISEGKQVAVIVQHSVLKAIRYIFEAIGSIGKEYVYPMIPLLERALTETNIQMRRMAVEACRAILLSVAGNDGFEDIALHLLNFVHPNIVELLAKNEVKIGEERLKMVTAVVSYYEAARLVIEPGKLLQYLLQGLFHPARKVRDIYRRTYNLIYVGSPERLVPYYPRIENDASHTYVRHELEVLL